TGCAACTTTAATATCCGCTCCGCTACTGGCATCTGCCGATACTTCTACTGCAATAAGTTCTACATGTAAATCGGAACCGCTGCTGGCATCCAATTCTATTTTTTCTGATTTGATAACGTTCTGTACAATCAAATCAGAACCACTTGAGCTTTTCAAAGCAGTTATTTCTGGGAGCGATACATAAATCTTTTTGGTCGCTCTTCCAATATTCTCCAAAGCATGGATTCGTAGTTTTCCATCTTTGATATCCGTTGCGATTAAATCGATAATGTTTTCATCGGCCTCAACGGAAATCTTAAATTCTTGGTCTTGAGTTACAAAGACATCCAAACCTTCTGAAGCGGATACCACGGTGAAATCTTCAGTTACATT
The nucleotide sequence above comes from Flagellimonas sp. HMM57. Encoded proteins:
- a CDS encoding head GIN domain-containing protein, which translates into the protein MTTLAKIAIALLVSIFASSCAFDINFGDGKKGNGEVVEESRNVTEDFTVVSASEGLDVFVTQDQEFKISVEADENIIDLIATDIKDGKLRIHALENIGRATKKIYVSLPEITALKSSSGSDLIVQNVIKSEKIELDASSGSDLHVELIAVEVSADASSGADIKVAGKTDSFYADASSGADIRARELMAKTCNADASSGSDISVNVSESLVADASSGADISYTGEASVKKKKSVSGSVHKY